One genomic segment of Arachis duranensis cultivar V14167 chromosome 4, aradu.V14167.gnm2.J7QH, whole genome shotgun sequence includes these proteins:
- the LOC107486481 gene encoding F-box/kelch-repeat protein At3g23880, protein MEKKMNHKSKSIQDILPLDLIQRILLRVPVRHLARLKCVSKRWYSLISDPHFAELHFHRSPAATNASVFMGGGSLAYFVYLDSLFTDNNDALQVKKVSLPFKMKKLPSDFELLGSCRGFVLLHGDPHFLVVWNPLTGSGKRISYSHIVSRCKHKGFRLPSKFHLYGFGYDAFQDDYLVVVAWQDKDDHYHFDCFSLRTNSWINLDAALSKPLDVCHRNSCGLFLNGAIHWVPYPLTAYRDAIIIFDTKERTFSRISGPEQPVVSACTFPTLALLGGCLALYYHNNDSCNTHIWVMKEYKVLSSWTLYQIPCKDFRPLCLSSNMDIIGRGYTLYGTIGYFIYNVREDLLKHFNDHYCWLPLRATDPLYTESLLPLPGDIKEKDKKKKMKKSGDRAPSLTTAGLKAYFNKRKRAEKQGSSTNADKEGKVLAEKVAALEKDVEKTNLEKEKLVAQVKELESLLSTKEDEVYEVFIQGFDRAVLQIKTLLPEADVSAMDVTKVALNGELVDGEVLEEAVDENAAQQQDDEVVRV, encoded by the exons atggagaagaagatgaatcatAAGAGCAAGAGTATTCAAGACATACTCCCTCTTGACCTGATTCAAAGAATCCTACTGCGGGTGCCGGTCAGACATCTCGCTCGCCTCAAGTGCGTTTCGAAGCGGTGGTACTCTCTAATTTCCGATCCACACTTTGCTGAATTGCATTTTCACCGCTCTCCCGCTGCCACCAACGCATCGGTCTTCATGGGAGGAGGCAGTCTGGCTTACTTCGTTTACTTAGACTCGCTATTTACTGACAACAATGATGCATTACAAGTAAAAAAGGTGTCTCTTCCTTTCAAGATGAAAAAGCTACCTTCTGATTTTGAGTTACTGGGATCCTGCAGAGGCTTTGTTCTCTTACATGGAGACCCACATTTTCTTGTAGTATGGAACCCACTGACTGGATCCGGCAAAAGAATATCCTACTCTCATATTGTTTCTCGTTGTAAGCACAAGGGCTTTAGGCTTCCTTCCAAGTTCCATCTCTATGGATTTGGTTATGATGCTTTCCAGGATGACTACTTAGTTGTTGTAGCTTGGCAGGACAAGGATGACCATTATCACTTTGATTGCTTTTCTTTGAGAACCAATTCATGGATTAATCTTGATGCTGCACTCTCCAAACCCTTGGATGTTTGTCACCGCAATTCTTGTGGGTTGTTCTTGAATGGTGCTATTCATTGGGTGCCTTACCCTCTTACAGCTTACAGGGATGCTATTATTATCTTTGATACGAAGGAGAGGACTTTCTCAAGGATATCTGGGCCGGAACAACCTGTAGTGAGTGCATGCACCTTTCCAACTCTCGCCTTACTAGGAGGCTGCCTAGCCTTGTATTATCACAATAATGATAGCTGTAACACTCACATATGGGTGATGAAAGAATATAAAGTGCTGTCGTCTTGGACGCTGTATCAGATTCCTTGCAAGGACTTCCGGCCTCTTTGCTTATCTAGTAACATGGATATTATTGGAAGAGGTTATACTTTGTATGGTACAATAGGGTACTTCATATATAATGTCAGAGAAGACCTGCTCAAGCATTTTAATGATCATTATTGTTGGCTTCCACTCCGAGCAACAGATCCTCTGTATACAGAGAGTCTTTTGCCACTCCCTGGTGACATTAAGGAAAaggataagaagaagaagatgaaaaagagCG GTGATAGGGCGCCGAGCTTGACTACCGCCGGTTTGAAGGCTTATTTTAACAAGAGGAAGAGAGCCGAGAAGCAAGGCTCTTCAACAAACGCAGATAAAGAAGGAAAGGTTTTAGCAGAAAAGGTTGCAGCGCTGGAGAAGGATGTTGAGAAAACTAACCTGGAGAAGGAAAAGTTGGTGGCTCAGGTGAAGGAGTTGGAGTCTTTGTTATCCACCAAGGAGGACGAGGTGTATGAAGTGTTTATACAAGGTTTTGACCGTGCAGTTCTGCAGATTAAGACTTTGTTGCCAGAGGCCGATGTGAGTGCAATGGATGTGACGAAGGTTGCCTTGAACGGTGAATTGGTAGATGGTGAAGTGTTGGAGGAGGCAGTAGATGAAAATGCTGCGCAGCAGCAGGATGATGAAGTTGTACGAGTTTGA
- the LOC107486480 gene encoding putative disease resistance RPP13-like protein 3 gives MADHDAESSSSHFIYDVFLSFRGFTQYGFTDRLYHSLCERGITTFRDDENLNELVQIMKCSDKGTKRPVLPVFYQVEPSDVRHQRNQYEKDMMSHENRYCNDLNKVKEWRLALYEVCGLSGKHCAENSYESDVIMNIVEEVSAKVPPEPLYIKHPIDFGSQFEVVESLLDTKSHDTLCMLILYGDVETKKTTFAGELYNKIKHQFQAASFLDKVRIKSRGIPNGLENLQETLSSGMCVHKKPRIGSTLKGSSDIKQSLHNERVLLVLDDVDSIEQLDSLAGGSDWFGLGSRIIITTRDVNVLDKYELNGVKVMKYCIDEGEFKGMEGAKSNHEQDKDLQEDIVGFVEIFNEIVKKLKENESCTEVVSIIGMGGLGKTAHARKIYNNNEVKKLFSCCGWVTISKDYKAKDVLTSLVNGWGLSKSTEYKVLSKKEQKSKVQEYLDRKKYLIGLDDLWEPEIWDEVESLFPNNKSGNTVLITSRNDEVANYTRSKSYYPPFLDKNEGWKLFCKKVFGTQQCPPVLQPIERAMVEKCGFLPLAIVTLAGIVAKKKRLTLEWMRIMRNVILYLAKDNNRVMNVLKLSYDNLPQRLKPCFLYFAVFPEDYGIPAKQLIQLWIAEGLIQPPKSGTLSSGKLEDMAEEYLNELVDRSLVLVARKRSNGSLSVCRIHDLLRDLCILESKADNEFEICTERGMHSMDMKTFCRLSL, from the exons CACGGATCGTCTCTATCATTCTTTGTGTGAGAGAGGAATCACCACCTTCAGAGATGATGAGAACCTCA ATGAACTTGTCCAGATCATGAAGTGCTCTGACAAAGGAACAAAACGACCTGTTTTGCCAGTTTTTTATCAAGTGGAACCATCAGATGTGCGGCATCAAAGGAATCAATATGAAAAAGACATGATGAGCCATGAAAACAGATACTGCAATGATTTAAACAAAGTAAAAGAATGGAGGTTAGCTTTGTATGAAGTATGCGGTCTAAGTGGAAAACATTGTGCAGAAAATAG CTATGAAAGTGATGTTATCATGAATATTGTTGAAGAAGTCTCAGCAAAAGTTCCTCCTGAACCACTTTACATTAAGCATCCAATTGATTTTGGTTCTCAATTTGAAGTGGTGGAATCACTTTTGGACACTAAATCTCATGATACTCTCTGCATGCTGATTCTTTATGGAGATGTTGAAACAAAGAAAACCACATTTGCAGGGGAGCTGTACAACAAGAtaaagcatcaatttcaagctgCAAGTTTTCTTGATAAAGTACGTATAAAATCAAGGGGGATCCCCAATGGCCTAGAAAATCTCCAAGAGACACTTTCATCAGGTATGTGTGTGCATAAGAAACCAAGAATAGGCAGCACATTAAAAGGATCTTCTGACATAAAACAAAGTCTGCACAATGAAAGAGTTCTTCTGGTTCTAGATGATGTTGATAGTATAGAACAATTGGACTCACTTGCAGGAGGAAGTGATTGGTTTGGTCTTGGTAGTAGAATCATTATAACAACAAGAGATGTAAATGTGCTAGATAAGTATGAGTTGAATGGTGTTAAGGTTATGAAATATTGCATTGATGAAGGTGAATTTAAAGGCATGGAAGGTGCAAAATCAAATCACGAACAAGATAAGGACCTCCAGGAAGATATAGTGGGCTTTGTAGAGATCTTCAATGAAATAGTtaagaaattgaaggaaaatGAGTCATGCACTGAAGTTGTCTCCATAATCGGCATGGGTGGGTTGGGTAAGACAGCCCATGCTCGaaaaatttataacaataatGAGGTGAAAAAGTTATTTTCTTGTTGTGGATGGGTTACTATTTCTAAAGACTACAAAGCTAAGGACGTTCTCACAAGCCTTGTCAATGGTTGGGGATTGTCCAAGTCTACTGAATACAAAGTCTTAAGTAAGAAGGAACAAAAGAGCAAGGTCCAAGAATACTTGGACAGGAAGAAGTATCTGATAGGGCTTGATGACTTATGGGAACCTGAAATCTGGGATGAGGTAGAAAGTTTATTTCCAAATAACAAAAGTGGCAATACAGTACTGATAACTAGTCGTAATGATGAGGTGGCAAATTATACAAGGTCAAAGTCCTACTACCCTCCATTCCTAGACAAAAATGAAGGCTGGAAACTTTTCTGCAAGAAGGTGTTTGGGACACAACAGTGTCCTCCTGTTCTCCAACCCATCGAAAGAGCAATGGTGGAAAAATGTGGGTTTTTACCTTTAGCAATTGTGACCTTAGCTGGGATTGTCGCCAAGAAGAAGAGACTAACACTTGAGTGGATGAGAATCATGCGCAATGTCATTTTGTATCTTGCTAAGGATAATAATAGAGTCATGAATGTGCTAAAGCTAAGCTATGATAACTTGCCTCAAAGATTGAAACCTTGCTTTCTATATTTTGCAGTGTTTCCTGAAGATTATGGAATTCCTGCGAAACAGTTGATTCAACTATGGATAGCCGAAGGATTAATCCAACCACCAAAATCTGGAACATTATCTTCAGGAAAACTAGAAGATATGGCTGAAGAATACCTGAATGAGTTGGTGGATCGTAGCTTGGTGTTGGTAGCAAGAAAAAGGAGTAATGGAAGTCTGTCAGTTTGCCGGATCCACGACCTTCTCCGTGATCTCTGCATATTGGAGAGTAAAGCTGATAACGAGTTTGAGATTTGCACAGAGAGAGGCATGCATTCCATGGACATGAAGACATTTTGTAGATTGTCCCTTTGA